In Dromaius novaehollandiae isolate bDroNov1 chromosome 14, bDroNov1.hap1, whole genome shotgun sequence, a genomic segment contains:
- the LITAFD gene encoding lITAF domain-containing protein: MAREKGLTEIPMIMYEPHREPYVQEPSAPEYRGQEGGYEYPSPPPYSYRETVERPVYMVSQPPVILAGIFSSKPASTICPSCHQHITTQVTYRLGRLSYLLCTSLCMIGCCFGCCFVPLLMKIFKDADHYCPFCQFHIYRYKRL, from the exons ATGGCTAGGGAGAAGGGACTTACAGAAATTCCTATGATTATGTACGAACCGCATCGAGAACCCTACGTACAAGAACCCTCTGCACCAGAATACCGCGGGCAAGAGG GGGGTTACGAATATCCTTCTCCCCCACCTTACTCCTACCGAGAAACAGTCGAGCGACCAG TTTACATGGTGTCTCAGCCGCCAGTCATTTTAGCAGGAATCTTCTCAAGCAAACCAGCATCCACAATATGCCCTTCCTGCCACCAGCACATTACCACACAAGTCACCTACAGACTGGGCAGACTGTCTTATCTTCTGTGCACCAGCTTATGTATGATCGG GTGCTGTTTTGGATGCTGCTTCGTTCCTCTGCTCATGAAGATCTTCAAGGACGCAGACCATTACTGCCCGTTTTGCCAATTTCATATTTATAGATACAAAAGACTGTAA